The genomic stretch ATCATCTGATGCAAACCGGCTGCCAGCTATATTTCCAGGGAGTGGAGTGGAAGTAGACACTCAATTGAGCCTTCATCACTTGCTGGGGGCTTATGCAGAGGCCATGGAAAACGGGCACGAGGAACTTGCAGAGGTTATTGTGAAGCGTATAAGGGGAAAGGCGAGCCCTTTGGGCGAAACGCTGGAGCGTGTTGCACACAGCCTATTTGAAGAAGATCAAGAAGGTTACCTAAGACAAGAATCAAGCAACAACTTTGAGCAAGCATTCAGGGCATTCTACCAAATTCTCCCATTTGGGAGATTTGCTCACTTTGCTGCTAACTCAGCCATTCTTGAAGCCTTACCAAATGATGCAGAAACAGTAGTTCACATAATAGATTTCGATATGGGAGAAGGGGTTCAATGGCCTCCGGTGATCGAAGCCATGGCTCGAAAAAGAAGGGCTTTAAATTTAAGACTCACATCCATAAAACCCAACCATGAATCCACCAGTAACCAATATGAGGGGACAAAGAGAAGGCTCTATGATCACGCAAAGCCATTCGCCCTAAATCTGCAGATTGAGGAAATGAGTGTTGAGGAACTAGCCATCGAAACGAAAAGGATGAATAACAAAGGCCCAGGGAAACAATGGTTGGCTTTCAACTGCATGTTTAGGCTCCCACACAACATGGCAACAAACATGCCAAAAACAACTCAAGCCATGGAGTTCCTAAAGATAGCTAAGCAGCTTTTAGCCCATTCTGAAACCCAAACCGGAATCATCATTTTCGCCCACGGAGAATCAGAGGGCTGCAACACTCCCACTTCAAACTACACCTCTTTCTTCAACAACAAACTAGTACACTACAAATCCCTTTTGGAATCAATTGAATGGCACTTCCCAGCTATTCTCTCAGAAGCAAGAATTGCCTTGGAGAGTATTTTTCTAGCACCTTGTATTAACTCTGAATCTTGGTACCAAGACTGGGAGCAAAACAAGATCAGAGGAACTTGTGA from Ipomoea triloba cultivar NCNSP0323 chromosome 12, ASM357664v1 encodes the following:
- the LOC115998481 gene encoding nodulation-signaling pathway 2 protein-like, which produces MMQPQLLHQPSWPSSYNVDYSTLPRTRLCGLHEDSYVRDNYTHSSLLTTTDSFGVSSVSDFSALFPDAFTELSSLQLQNDMQILPPLPDGEFEDVCKWLNISDSEDGISSEASFSIAQSSDANRLPAIFPGSGVEVDTQLSLHHLLGAYAEAMENGHEELAEVIVKRIRGKASPLGETLERVAHSLFEEDQEGYLRQESSNNFEQAFRAFYQILPFGRFAHFAANSAILEALPNDAETVVHIIDFDMGEGVQWPPVIEAMARKRRALNLRLTSIKPNHESTSNQYEGTKRRLYDHAKPFALNLQIEEMSVEELAIETKRMNNKGPGKQWLAFNCMFRLPHNMATNMPKTTQAMEFLKIAKQLLAHSETQTGIIIFAHGESEGCNTPTSNYTSFFNNKLVHYKSLLESIEWHFPAILSEARIALESIFLAPCINSESWYQDWEQNKIRGTCDFQLQRQTLSTENLVQAKELVGERESPYRVRIEEHKQNEMILEWRGTPLIRVSTWM